The Mycosarcoma maydis chromosome 15, whole genome shotgun sequence DNA segment GCGTACTTGTCCCACATAGACACCGAATCTTGCTCGGTGACTAACTGGTAGTGACAGATCTGTCCCCCTTCAAACAACGACGCGGGCAATTGCAGAAGCTTGCAGGCATGAGAGTTGGCGGCGTAGATCTCGCCGGTTCGTCGAGCCACGATCATCGGAACTGGGATAGTCTCGAGAACGTTCTGAGTGTAAAAGTCTAGCAAGCGGTAGAAGGAATCCTCGACACTGATAAGCTCTTCCTCCGGCAGACTGTGCGAGATGGCCATCAGCTTCGGCCGGATCATGGAAAGGCTACGATCCACTTTTTCGCAGTTGGCGCGAGAGAATCGTGTGTGCATCCATCGCGCTAACTTGGCATAACCGTACGTGTATGAGTAGGTGGGTGGACCACCACGCAATTCCGAAGTGGTAGCCATTTCTTCTTGCAGCAAATGCTTCGGACGCGGGGGCAGTTTGAACCCGGCTTCATCCACTTGAGCTTGCTCTCTAGAAAAGGGATGGGAGAGCGATCGTTTGCAGCGATGTTGGCCGTCCTTGGCTTCGCTACCACGCCGATTAAGTGAGTCAGGCAGGCCAGCCGACGCAGGACGCAAGATAGACTGACCGTCGGGAGCATTGGCCATGGCCGGCGTCATGAGCAACGAAGTGGGCATCTCGCCGAAAATGTCACTGAGGTCTTCGGCTGTAGGACctgcttcgagcatctgcatcatTTTGTGCTGCGTGGGAGGGTCCATGGACCTGTTCCAGGCTTCTTTCTGTTCCTGTTCGGTAACCCCGGGCGAGGGCGAACGCTTGACAGAACGGCGTGCTAGCTCCACCCTTGTGGAGCTCAAAAGTGCCGAGACTGGCAAGCTTGGCCGTATGTCAGGATCGCGCACCGCGGCGCCAGGCATAGTGTTCATGTCTGGGCGTCGAAAGTCTGTTCCAGTCCGGTGGAGCTTGGATGAGGCCCCCGAAGAAGCCAAGCTTTCCAAATCGGATTCCGACTCGGTCTCACCAGTGTGCTGACTGTTGCTACGTGCGCCGTCTTCTTGCTTGCTACGCCTTGTGcgtgcttgttggcgcGCCTCGCCAAACTTGTTCTTGGTCGTCGAAGTAGACGTGGTTGCTGCGCTCGAAGCATTAGCCGGCTCGGCGTCCCTGCAGAGATGCGAGATGCCGCGTTTGACGCAGCGCTTGCACGGTCTAGCCTCTTCGCAAGGCATGTGGCTACGCTTGCAAAAGATGCATGCCTTTTTGACCTTTTTCCTGCTCTCTTTGCGTTGGGAAGCCCCCTCCGCTTCTACATCGGcctcgagctggtcgaattggtctcgatctcggtctcggtctcggtctTCCTCGATGGTGCCCATACTGTTGGGTTTGGACGCGTCAGGAGCGTCGTGCTCGAGCATATACTTGAATTGCTTCTTACGCTTTcgagaggaggaggaggagcaagatGGTGCAGAACGGGTCGGCGTTGAGGTGCAGACTGTGGGATTggaagaggtcgaggtggaaggtCGAGAAGGCCCGGTGGAATCTCTACGCTGATCAAAGGCGTGCCAGTGATCGCGAGCCAAAGACTTCTGCGGGTAGCTTACGTGGTCGGAGGAATAGGAGCTGCGCTTAGCGAACTCGTCTGAGATTGGAATGCTTTCGACAAAGCCATTAGAGTCTCTAAGATTTGGCAGACTGTGACGCTCTGGAGCCCCGGAAGCGTCATTGGCACGAGCATGTCGATATGCATATCCGGAATGCTGAGGGTACGACAGAGACGGAGACGGAGACGGAGGGATGATAGTATCGGATCGACGCGGATGGCCATACTCGTGGTAAGGCGGCGAccgctgttgctgtggATGGTGACGGTACCGAGCGTCTGGTGGGTCATCGTAGGGAGATACGCGACGAGGTAGAGCTGGGTAGCGAGGAGAGCTCTGCTCGGGATACGTTTCACGATCGGGCTGATCGGGATGAGTGAACTGATAGCTGTCGTAAGGGAATTCGGGGTGAGACGGCGGTTGAGGAAGGCGCACATGCTCGGGTGGGAACCGAGAGGCGGATGGCATGGATCGGTAGTCGTGTGGtggctgagctgagctcAACTGAAGATGGTCACGCGACGAGGTGGGCGAAAGCAGCGGTGACTTTGGGCGCATTCTCTGAGGGTTTGCATAGTCGTAACCAAGTTTGGCTTCCATGTGACCTTGCGGCAAGCCCGTTACTTGCATTTGAGACGTTCGACGATCGGATGGGCCGACGAGCGTGTCTCTCATCTCGACGTGACGCTGTCCCGCCGGAGTGTTTTCGGTGTGAGAGTCATAGAGGGGTCGATGCGGATGCATGCTGAACAGGCTCGCAAGCAGCCTCGACGACTGAAGTGGTGCGTCAGAACGGACCGACGCTGACGAGCTCGGAGGATTTCTACCTGTCTTGCCGGCTCAGAAGCGCTTCGGATGCCGCCTATTGCGTGTGTGGTGTGATGGAAATGGTGATGAAAATGTGAATGCTTGCGCGACCGAATACCCAACGTGATCTGTAGCAGCCCAGCTGAAGTGCGATCGTCTGAAACAAGGGCGACGGGAGCTGCTGGTACTTGAGGAGCCATGGACAACCTAGCAGTGCGTGCTCATTAGATCTGGGCACAAAgtgcgtgtgtgtgagGACGTGACGGGACGGGACGGGTTGCAACTGTCCAAAGAGTGTGTCTGGAGCCGAGATGATCGCTTCAGTTACTCTAGATTATAACGAGAAACGATCAATGCTGAAGCCGGATCGCAAGTTGTGGAGACAAGAGACGATCTGAGTCGTGCAAACGATGATATGGAGATCGACAGGCAGGTAGGGATCAGCTGAAGCGACTCGTTTTGTCGAGTCCTTGGACCGGCCACTTTAAGCAATGCTGCGCAGCGGCACGGCTAAAGACGGCGTTGAACGTGCGGCGGTGTAGATGCAGGACCTAATTGGAGCCTCACAGAGGCACGAAGCTCCGAGACGGATCGCTGTTGGGTGGAAGATGCAAAGAAACATGCAGTACGATGCGGGACGGTGCTAGACAAACTAATTAGTTGcggccttggccttggaCGGTTTGAAGGGTGAGAGGAGGCCAAATCGTTGCAAATGAGAGCGATTGATCCTGGATGGAACGGCAAGAGCACTTGTGGCTGGAAATGAAAGCGAGCCAGCGAGcgaacaagcaagcaaagtCGACTCGTTGGGTGATTTGCGTGCCAACGTTGGCAAGGGTTACCAAAATCAGCAAGGGCAACGTCTGGGTGTGACCAAGTCCAGGTCGGGATACTGGATCACTCATGCCATGAAAGATCGGCTGTTGTGGCCACGCATCGAGGAGCGGTGCGTCAAAACACGACAAGGGCGGACTGCCGACGAGGGGCGTCCGAGTTCAGTGACCGGAGAAGGCTGGATCCAGATCTCATAACCCAACCATGAACATCAGGCATGCGTCGAGGAACCAATTCTTGATTCGGTCtgagatgctgctgcatttACGGAACACTTCGAGCCGGAAGAGGggagcagaggcagcacCAAGTGCCAAGTGCCAAAATGAATAGTCGCGACGGTCGCTGACCATGATTCTATCACACTAATCTCTGAGGCAGGCACACAAGCGGAGCCGCCTCTGTTCATCGGCTAAACGAGGTTGGTTGGTTTAAATCAAAGATAGGCGCAAGGCCGAACAGGGGACAGAGACGGACAGCATGCAGTCGAACTGAGCCGATCAAACTGTGCGCCAAATCGGCAACCTGAAATCGGTAGAGGTCCGAGGTAATGGAACGCGCATAAGACGGAACAGCGGCCCTGCAGATGTAGACGCAGGCGCAAATGTAGACAAACGACAGCCCACACAGACCAGATCCAGATCAGGCGTTGACACAGCTACGTTAAGTTAGCGCTGGTTTTGCGAGAAACAACTTGATGGATCCGTGTCGGCCATCTATACACCGAGCGCACAGCTGTCGAGAAatccgacgacgagcatcACGAAGACAGTTCCTTCAGCCGAACAGATcgtggattcacgattgtggatCTGGAACAGTTTCCTTCCGGCGCCCGCCCGTACCGGCAAGGGGACTTCTGATCGAAACCACTTGAATTGAAAAAGATAACGAACGCACAAAGGAACCACGGACCTTGGACTGTGGATGGAACAAGCAAAGTGAGGCTTGCACCTTCCCGCCCATGTGGACCTGGGGaagaattcacgattaactATTTTAAAACCAaagccaatcacgaataacgTAAGGGACGCAACCCCCAACACGGGATCGGACTTCCAAAAGGAAATCACTCGGTGAAATATGGAATTTTTTAAAAGTAAAAAACTTAGCGGCAGCTCTGCAGAACTCTGGTCTGTAACGTTCGCAGTTTGAAGACATTGTGAGGTGCAGACGCAAGTCAGACCTATGAACATAGTGGCAGCAACGCACTGAGACAAGCAAATATTCACGGGCATCGACCAGAAGAAAACCAAATTTTATTAGTAGGTTCATGTTTCATCGGACAGGCGTCGCTGAGAGTCGGAAAGGTGGCTGTCTCAAAACAGAGCTATCCGTGATTGTACAGAAAATAAATTTGcaagcattcacgatggatCCAGCAACACGCCCACATGAGCACAGTGCGTTCAGAATTGGGATGAAtctgagctgctgcaagaCGGGCCTCGGCAACTAGTGAGACAGAAGACTGGCTGACCGCTACGTAGCATGGAAGGAATGGCCCCGCCATGACCAGCTGTTCTCGCCAAGATCTCTTTGCCTCGTTCGATGGCATCCATCCTGCCGAGCATAGAAAACAATACTCGACAGTCGCTCGTAACACAGCGACGTACACGTACCAAAAGGCAGCTGATATCGAGATGCCTACGCTGTCCGATGTTGATGCCAAGCGCACAGTTTATCGGTACGGAAGCCTGTTGCATTCACCTTGCCCTCTCTGTGTTTCAGTTCGCCGTTCCCTCCAACGAGCTCCGTTTGATTGCAACATGCGCAATATCGAGTTATCATCCGTCGGCATAGAGTAGGAGTGTCAAAAAAATTCCAGAGTGCAAAGCGCCGATTGCAGGTCCGACGGATCAGCTGCACTGCGGCCACTCGCCTAAGCGCTGCTACCAGAAAAATTGAGGTAGATGGTCAGGGTGGGTGATTCATGAGAGACGCCGGTgcagcgacgacgcttGCTGCAGTTGTGCTTTTGCTTTCCCTTTTTCTTGACTGCCAACcgattcattcacgattctccTTGGAACTGCCCAACAAGGCCTGACGCCGCCGTGATGTGTCTTGCGCTGGCCTTTAGTCCGACGCGTAACTCTAGCACTGTTTCCATGTGCTGTTGAGTATCGTATGCTTCTACCAGGTAGACAACAGCGATCGAGGCAAGGGTGCCAGGTTAGAGAAGCCTAGCAGTTCCAACACAGTAAGGGATCCAGAAGCCCGAGGCTACCCTGATCGGACCGGAACCCCGGTTTGAATCGATGAATTCGATTGTGgacttttttttttcttcttttttttgGGGGGTCGCCTGCCTTACTGTAATGGCGGCTTTAGACAGCCAAAGGCTGATTCTGAATGGCGTGGGCAAAGCGATGGTATGTCACGCGAAGTGGAACGTGATTCGCTGAAATGATGCTGATATTCACCGAGCTGGCGccggtgcagcagcattccTATTGTTTATTATAAGTTAATCAGTATCACGTTGATTGTTTTCGGCCGAAGTAGGCTGTGGCGTTTCGGAGGTGCATTGAGAATGGCCGAGACGCGCATCGCACGTTGTCCCTTCACCCGGAAGAGGCAACGGGGAAACACAAAGGAGTTCGTCTCGGCGGAGATCTTGGAGCAAGTCGCAACAGGCGACCGTTGAGACACAATAAGCTTGTCGCTGGACCGACCCTAAAATAATGCACACATAGGTCTAGAGGTGACTATCGCACAGCCTTATGGCAACCCTGACAGCACGAGTGGTTACGGTTCGATCTAGAAGGGGTACGAGCAAATTCTTGCCTAGATGACGAAAAGAAGAACTGGTTGGAGTCATTGTGCAATCTGATGCTGGTGTCAAGGTCTCTCTGGTTCAGAGAGTTGCGGCGGTAGCTAAGTTAACCTGGCTTAGGACGACGTTGGCATGATGTCGGCAGTGTCAGCTGCGAGATTCACGGATGCCACGCGGACAAGCATGCGCCCTTTCTCGAGCGCTAAGCGTGATTCGACTCAACCGATGAAATGCGTACCAGGGAATGTGATACTGTGGCAATCGTATGAGTGTGTTTGTGTGTCCAAGGGCAAGAGCCACTTCGGCATGTAGCCGCGGTAATAGCCGAAAGCCTGATACCCGAGTTTATGGGAAAAGATTGGCCATCCGGCTCCGCTTCCGCCTGCGCCACTTTGGCTTCCGCTGCAGGAGGATCGTGAACCACGGATGATATGATGTTCCATTCTGTGATTTTTGAAGCGCGGTGCAACCGACTGTTGCGATTCGCCGACTTAATATTTTAATCTTGACTTATTTATTTCGCTCTTAACTTTTCCTTTCTTTTCCTTTCTTTTtagtcacgaatcacgaatcgtgaatcgtgaatcgtgaatcttgaatggcAACCAAACTTGATCACATGTTAGGCTATTTTCCCCCCTTAGCTCAGCAAGATTAGCGAGGCTCGACTTTCAAACGGGATTCTCGTACTTTTTGCTTTGATATCGTGGTCGGGAGCCGGTGCATGTCCACAAGAAGCTTGGCAGTACCTTGCTTTACCACCTTGCACCTTGCTCGAGAACGCGATGCGCGCTACCGAGGCTTGCGACACCTCACACTACTCAtttcaatcgtgatttcgACGGGCTTGCGCCCGagtcaatcgtgaatgcattCGAAGCATGTCAACTGggctttttttttttctttctttgATTTCATCCGCTCCGCTATCCATCCGCTTTTCCAGTATGTCTTTCTAACTCGTTAGTATCATCTCGTTGCCGCCAacgactcgagcagcagtcCATCGTCAGCTTCATCGCCAGTCTCGTAGCATCATACGGAATCGCCAACAAGCCTCGTCAGCTACGCCTTCGGTAGCATGTTCGGAAACCTCCAGTCCCAATCGTGTCTACTACGTGACgacacagcagcagatcaCCTTCGCTCGCACTTTTTTCTCTCCCCCGCGCTGCCGCTATCCTCGGAGGCTTCCGAAGGCAGAGGCTTCTGTTGCTCTTGGAGCGCATGCTCTCGAGCAGAAGGGAGTGGGGGTGGGCCCCTCCTTGCTGCAGTGGCAGTCTCGGTAGGTAGTGCCGAAGCAAACCCTCACTTCCCACCCGGTGGCGGTGGGTTGATGTCGCTGGCCGACAGGAAAATAGTTCCCTCGAGACCTGTTGCAAAAGACACGCACAACTTTCTTCATTCAGCCACACGCTTTTCGATCGTTGCACTCTGTAACGTTATTAACGATTTGATAGATGTGTAGAGATACAGTAAAGACCGCGACCTGGTCTTCTAAGGCAGGTACAGCCCAAAACGGTGACACATCATGCATGTTTGGGCCCCCGCATAGTAGACACAGTGTACCAGTTTAGCAGGCGACCAAAGAAGACAGTGACAGATCACGACGTTCGGTTACAGGGGAGAGCAGCTGTGCAGTGGCACGCATGAAACTTCGGCTATGTCGTCAACAGCCAACAGCGGTTTCCGTTAAATAAAGAGAAAAACAAAATGAATCAAAGGTAAGAACAAaaaaacacacacacaaaaAAAACCTGGATCTCGCCTCgctggaatcgtgaatcgtgaagcacgaatctTTGGTCGACGTGCTTGGCAAAGGCTGAGGCGTAACTTAGATCCACAACAGAGGATCTCGCCTCCTCAGCTCGTGGATACTTGCACGAGTCAAGACAAGGCGTCGGGGTATTAAACTTCGGCATCCTACATACCTCTCTTTAGGCTCATGAGGCTGTTCTCCCGTTCTACACCCGGTCAGATCAAGGCGGTACAGCTGCGCACGTCACATCCTCAGCGACGTGGTATATTGCTAGTAAGTCGCAACTCCGACCCGTGGTTGCGCACCAACACATCACCCGCGATTGATTCGCTATCCGATCATCGAAGGCTCGTTCTCCATTCAGCTCCTACATTCTTTATTGGTGTTTGGCCTTTGTACAGTGGTTACTGCGGACGTTGCTGTAACATTGATCGTATCCTGTACCAACccgacattcacgattcgtgattcaagatgCTTCTTTCAGACTTGGCGAACTTGTTCTAGGCCAATTTGTCGGTCAACTTATTGTGCCGATCTCGTGCACTAGCCGACCTGCATGTTCGGTCTAGCGTGCAGATTCATTGAGGGCAAACAGTGACCACCCCTTCGCTTAAGCGTGGTTCACGTGAATGCAGTGAGCGCTCTGGCAGTATTTTCGTTAGACATGGACGACGTAATTCAGAGCCCagacgatcgagacgcAGTCGTGCGTGCTATGCAGCTTCAAGAACCTCGATGCAAAACAAAAGTGAGCCTGCTTGTTGatttttttgtttttttaTTTTTTTATTCTTCGGTTTTTTTGGTTTCTTGGTTTCTTGGTTTCTTGGTTTCTTGGTTTCTTGGTTTCCTGATTTCCTGGCTGCATGAACGTCAAGAACAGTCTGTGAGTAGCGCTCTCTGCTTCAGTCCGCCATTATTCTTCTCCGCTCGCTAAACTCGACTTTCGAGAGCGATAGTCAGATCAGCGCTCATCGGAAAGTCGGCGACATCCCCGAGCGAAACAATCTTGATTAAACTATCTACTTCCGTTCTGCCTAATGCAAGGTCGGCATATGAACGGTCGCTTGAACTCCGGGCTGCGATTCGAACATTCAAGTTCGTCTACACGACATCCTCGTTCGCAAAGTACCTCTCGAATGATCATACACGCGACAAGTCCGTTGCAGTGCTGGACACAAGTCGTCAGTGTTCGAGATCACTGTATGTTTGTCTGCGGCCCAAGTTTTCCCGCAAAAGTCCCATCGTTGACAAAGTACAGCAGGATGGTTTGTCAATCAAGCAGGCCACTTCAACCCCGAGTCCGACCCTGGAACGGCAGCACCGATCCCTCTCAGCCCGCCGTTCCGACCTGTTACCTCTCCTCTCGCCTGGAAAATTCCAGGCAGGCTTAGGCTTTCGAACAACGAAAAAGCTGGGTTCGAGACAGCCAGCAATCACTTGGACAATAGTTTATGGTGACGCGCTAAATTGGTCTGGAATGTCAACAGGTCAACAATCGTTTAGCCTCGCCCGTGAGCATACCATGTCAGAACGACGCCATGCTATTCTTTCGGCCGATTGGTGGTAGCATTGGCATAACATGGAGTCATGGCCGTTGTCGACGTGCCTGAACGATGCAATAgtgttgcagcagcatgtcgatctcttcgacctcgtcgagacCTTCGAGTCTTGAGAGCCTGTCATAAACCAAGTCAATAGTTGCGATGAATCAACACGGGGCGATACATTGGTGTCAGTGACTCGCTACTGTAAAGCTGAGCTAGGCATAAGAGAGCGCGCACATACCTGCTCCTTTGTTCCGCTCCCAGGTCCGACCAGATCGAAAAGAGGCTTCTGCCTGACGTCTCGATCTGCAATGCTTGGCTATCGGACCAGGCTTGGGCAAAACGTTGGCTTTgtgcgtggatcgtgggGTAGGCTCTGGCTCCGGGAAGCGAGAGTTTGCGCATCTTTATGTGACGAGAGGCGACGTTGAGGGCAGAACGGATGCGTATCAGCTTCAGCACGTAGCTATGTGGGTCGCATGTGCCTGGGCGCAACTTACCTCAAGGTTCTGCAGCATGACCCTACCAAAGCGCGATGGCGGAGCAGGAGACGCGACAGTAGTCGAAGTGGAGATGGCGCTGTCGGCAGTCCCGACAGTCTGGCCACATTCActgctttcgctttcgctgcTTACACAGGCAACCGCTTTTGCAGAGGGATGCGCGTCTCCAGCAAGCGCAATATCGTAGCTCAGTGCTtgaacagcagcaaagcgttGACCGAGGTGTCGGATGAGCCAGTCGGCTCTGTCTGGGGCAATGTAAGCCAAGACACATTCAAACAGGATCAGGGTTGGCAGGGTTGAATCCAGCCCCGTGCTTGCTGGACCCAGCAAGTGTTCCAAGTCGATGCGCTCAGCGGATGGAGTATCAGGGTGCAGACTCCGTACAtc contains these protein-coding regions:
- a CDS encoding uncharacterized protein (related to RDS2 - Regulator of drug sensitivity) produces the protein MHPHRPLYDSHTENTPAGQRHVEMRDTLVGPSDRRTSQMQVTGLPQGHMEAKLGYDYANPQRMRPKSPLLSPTSSRDHLQLSSAQPPHDYRSMPSASRFPPEHVRLPQPPSHPEFPYDSYQFTHPDQPDRETYPEQSSPRYPALPRRVSPYDDPPDARYRHHPQQQRSPPYHEYGHPRRSDTIIPPSPSPSLSYPQHSGYAYRHARANDASGAPERHSLPNLRDSNGFVESIPISDEFAKRSSYSSDHVSYPQKSLARDHWHAFDQRRDSTGPSRPSTSTSSNPTVCTSTPTRSAPSCSSSSSRKRKKQFKYMLEHDAPDASKPNSMGTIEEDRDRDRDRDQFDQLEADVEAEGASQRKESRKKVKKACIFCKRSHMPCEEARPCKRCVKRGISHLCRDAEPANASSAATTSTSTTKNKFGEARQQARTRRSKQEDGARSNSQHTGETESESDLESLASSGASSKLHRTGTDFRRPDMNTMPGAAVRDPDIRPSLPVSALLSSTRVELARRSVKRSPSPGVTEQEQKEAWNRSMDPPTQHKMMQMLEAGPTAEDLSDIFGEMPTSLLMTPAMANAPDGQSILRPASAGLPDSLNRRGSEAKDGQHRCKRSLSHPFSREQAQVDEAGFKLPPRPKHLLQEEMATTSELRGGPPTYSYTYGYAKLARWMHTRFSRANCEKVDRSLSMIRPKLMAISHSLPEEELISVEDSFYRLLDFYTQNVLETIPVPMIVARRTGEIYAANSHACKLLQLPASLFEGGQICHYQLVTEQDSVSMWDKYAQEATGRLEAPPSQTAMLEVDRSLLLFNKPGFNPRTRELLGDGVCEDGSEVVVRRKVIVTFEAKISKHGLPFMVTGTIVPIPDDE